A genome region from Candidatus Manganitrophus noduliformans includes the following:
- the fsa gene encoding fructose-6-phosphate aldolase encodes MKFFLDSANISEIKESVALGLIDGITTNPSLVAKEKKDFRKLIEEICQIVDGPISAEVVATDEEGMVEEGRSLAGIHKNVVVKVPMTANGLKATRRFAKDGIRVNVTLIFSPAQALLAAKAGATYVSPFIGRLDDVGQVGMDLIDQIVTIFSNYTFKTEVLVASIRNPIHVIEAAQIGAHVATMPFAVIQQLLKHPLTDIGLAKFLADWEKTKG; translated from the coding sequence ATGAAGTTCTTTTTGGATTCCGCCAACATTTCCGAGATTAAAGAGTCTGTTGCGCTGGGATTGATTGACGGCATCACCACGAATCCTTCCCTGGTCGCAAAAGAGAAGAAGGATTTCAGGAAGCTGATCGAAGAGATCTGCCAAATCGTCGATGGACCGATCTCCGCGGAGGTGGTTGCGACCGACGAAGAGGGGATGGTGGAGGAGGGGCGCTCCCTCGCCGGCATTCACAAAAATGTCGTGGTGAAGGTGCCGATGACGGCGAACGGTTTAAAAGCAACCCGGCGTTTTGCGAAAGATGGGATTCGGGTCAATGTCACCCTCATCTTTTCTCCGGCCCAGGCGCTCCTTGCCGCGAAGGCCGGCGCCACCTATGTCAGCCCTTTTATCGGCCGGCTCGATGATGTCGGCCAGGTCGGTATGGATCTGATCGACCAGATCGTCACCATTTTTTCGAATTACACTTTTAAGACCGAGGTCCTGGTCGCCAGCATTCGAAATCCGATCCATGTGATCGAGGCGGCACAGATCGGGGCCCACGTCGCCACCATGCCCTTCGCCGTTATTCAACAGCTTCTCAAACACCCGCTCACCGACATCGGGCTGGCCAAATTCCTCGCCGATTGGGAGAAGACGAAGGGGTAG
- a CDS encoding SPW repeat protein — MLIYVNLIVGAWLIVSPFLFSYRYDTAEFWNSEVIGVMLIIITGVIGFSVPRQNRETPLSQVERRKRA, encoded by the coding sequence GTGCTCATTTATGTCAATCTGATCGTCGGGGCCTGGTTGATCGTCTCGCCGTTTCTCTTCAGCTACAGGTACGATACGGCCGAGTTTTGGAACAGCGAGGTGATCGGCGTCATGCTGATCATCATCACCGGCGTGATCGGATTTTCGGTGCCGCGGCAGAATCGCGAGACGCCTCTCTCGCAGGTGGAGCGGCGAAAGCGCGCGTAG
- a CDS encoding tetratricopeptide repeat protein — translation MFYFTKWMVLFLLSFSSLIGCQKQEGMAENVGAGAPAPPSVPSPSASVGEAASSSASEESPHGSGAPVPFMQKLAEYKARLEKDPKDIEALVFMGNANYDIQRFEKAKEFYQKALEVDPDNTHVRTDLASSYRSLGEIDQALEELNKVLKADPKHEIALYNSGIILLNDKNDAEKATAAWEKLVQLKPNDPLSEELKKKISELKQTGSQPIPSATQPK, via the coding sequence ATGTTTTATTTCACAAAGTGGATGGTTCTTTTCCTCTTATCGTTTTCCTCGCTCATCGGCTGCCAAAAACAGGAGGGGATGGCCGAGAATGTCGGGGCCGGCGCCCCCGCCCCTCCCTCGGTCCCCTCCCCCTCCGCTTCTGTCGGAGAGGCCGCGTCCTCCTCTGCCTCCGAGGAGTCGCCTCATGGATCGGGCGCTCCCGTTCCGTTCATGCAGAAGCTGGCCGAATACAAAGCGCGCCTTGAGAAAGATCCGAAAGATATCGAAGCGCTCGTCTTCATGGGAAACGCGAACTATGACATCCAGCGCTTTGAAAAAGCGAAGGAGTTCTATCAGAAAGCGCTTGAGGTCGATCCCGACAACACCCACGTTCGGACCGATCTTGCGTCCTCTTACCGGAGTCTCGGCGAAATCGATCAGGCATTGGAAGAGTTGAACAAGGTGTTGAAGGCCGATCCGAAACATGAAATCGCGCTTTACAATTCCGGAATCATCCTGCTGAACGATAAAAATGACGCCGAGAAAGCGACGGCAGCCTGGGAAAAGCTGGTCCAGCTCAAGCCGAACGATCCCCTCTCGGAAGAGCTGAAAAAAAAGATCAGCGAGTTAAAACAAACCGGCAGTCAGCCGATCCCCTCCGCGACTCAGCCGAAATAA
- a CDS encoding DUF362 domain-containing protein, which translates to MATVALTQHSKIRQAVEEALGFLPVEELFKNKIVAIHPNDTTATEEDQSGVTQADTLEAVIQFVKRFQPRELIVSGGAGASETDEVFRITGMDRVIEKERVQYVDHNKPPFATVPLDYGPMREVVVHEGVLRYETVVSLSQLKVHSQSVIVGAIKNIAMSWPAADYYGHPRMADQYGRSGMVEDKNGFIVGMLKRFPPHLGIVTGHPAMIATGPTGGIAVETGLVVAGRDPVSVDTVCASLLGFSTMGVEYLRQATKLGLGDGDLSRIEIKGVRLDEAMRIFNERAYGVRKALKSA; encoded by the coding sequence ATGGCGACCGTCGCACTGACGCAGCATTCGAAGATCCGGCAGGCCGTTGAAGAGGCGCTGGGCTTCCTGCCGGTGGAGGAGCTTTTCAAGAACAAGATCGTCGCGATCCATCCCAACGACACGACGGCGACGGAGGAGGACCAATCGGGAGTGACGCAGGCCGACACCCTTGAAGCGGTCATCCAGTTCGTGAAGCGGTTTCAGCCGAGGGAGTTGATCGTCTCCGGCGGGGCCGGGGCCTCCGAGACCGACGAGGTCTTCCGGATCACCGGAATGGACCGGGTGATCGAGAAAGAACGGGTCCAATACGTCGATCACAACAAGCCCCCCTTCGCGACCGTTCCCCTCGACTACGGACCGATGCGGGAGGTCGTCGTCCACGAGGGGGTGCTCCGCTACGAAACGGTCGTTTCGCTCAGCCAGTTGAAGGTCCACTCCCAATCGGTGATCGTCGGCGCCATCAAAAACATCGCGATGAGCTGGCCCGCCGCCGACTACTACGGCCATCCGAGAATGGCCGATCAGTACGGCCGGAGCGGGATGGTCGAGGACAAGAACGGATTTATCGTCGGGATGCTGAAGCGCTTCCCCCCGCACCTGGGGATTGTGACGGGACACCCGGCGATGATCGCGACCGGCCCGACCGGCGGGATCGCCGTCGAGACCGGATTGGTCGTCGCCGGACGCGACCCGGTTTCCGTCGATACGGTTTGCGCCTCGCTCCTCGGATTCTCGACGATGGGGGTCGAATACCTCCGCCAGGCAACGAAGCTCGGGCTGGGGGATGGAGATCTCTCCCGGATCGAAATCAAGGGAGTCCGCCTCGATGAAGCGATGCGAATCTTTAATGAACGGGCCTACGGCGTGCGCAAAGCGCTCAAGTCGGCTTGA
- a CDS encoding glycerate kinase type-2 family protein, giving the protein MNPPPAGKKDLQQLIPLLLDALDPGALLQKKIRFRNKKIEWDGRSYLVEPNRSVYLIGAGKGSARMAEALERLLGDAITDGVIVTKDGYGLPCRKIRIIEAGHPIPDEAGTAGAKEILALARRANRGDLVIGLWSGGGSALLPLPVSGISLQSKQQVTDLLLRSGAVIGEINAVRKHLSQIKGGQLAKAVGPARMVNFILSDVVGDRLDVIASGPTVPDPTTFNDAIEILKRYRLWDEIDPSVRLVLEEGARGERPETPKRLGRHIENILIGNGETAVNEAARQLRRMGFHPHILTSVLEGESREVAKVLVALAKEIQFRRKGKPVCFIAGGETTVTVRGKGKGGRCQEFALSAALSLAGTRGITAAALSTDGTDGPTDAAGAVATGETVQRATRKGMDPRMALAENDAYPFFDALGDLIRTGPTRTHLNDLYLLFIPSASAEEN; this is encoded by the coding sequence ATGAACCCTCCTCCTGCGGGAAAGAAAGACCTCCAACAGCTCATTCCCCTTCTCCTCGATGCGCTCGATCCGGGGGCGCTTCTTCAAAAGAAAATCCGCTTTCGAAATAAGAAAATAGAATGGGACGGCCGGTCCTACCTTGTCGAACCGAACCGTTCGGTCTATCTGATCGGAGCCGGGAAGGGATCGGCCCGCATGGCCGAAGCCTTGGAACGGCTCCTGGGGGATGCGATCACCGACGGGGTGATCGTCACCAAAGATGGATACGGCCTCCCATGCCGGAAAATTCGGATCATCGAAGCCGGCCATCCGATTCCAGACGAGGCGGGAACAGCAGGAGCGAAAGAGATCCTTGCTCTCGCCCGCCGTGCAAACCGGGGGGATCTCGTCATCGGCCTCTGGTCGGGCGGGGGATCGGCCCTCCTCCCGTTGCCGGTTTCCGGGATTTCTCTCCAATCCAAACAGCAGGTGACCGATCTTCTCTTGCGTTCCGGCGCGGTGATCGGCGAGATCAACGCCGTTCGGAAGCATCTCTCTCAAATCAAAGGGGGACAACTTGCCAAAGCGGTCGGTCCGGCCCGGATGGTGAACTTTATCCTCTCCGACGTGGTCGGTGACCGGCTCGATGTCATCGCTTCCGGCCCGACCGTGCCCGATCCGACCACTTTCAACGATGCGATCGAGATTTTGAAACGATATCGCCTTTGGGATGAGATCGATCCCTCCGTCCGCCTCGTCTTGGAAGAAGGAGCGCGGGGGGAGCGGCCCGAAACGCCGAAGCGGCTCGGCCGTCACATTGAAAACATTCTGATCGGAAACGGCGAAACGGCGGTGAACGAAGCGGCCCGGCAATTGAGGCGGATGGGATTTCATCCTCACATTCTCACAAGTGTCCTTGAAGGGGAGTCACGCGAAGTCGCCAAGGTCCTTGTTGCGCTGGCCAAGGAGATCCAATTTCGTCGAAAGGGAAAACCGGTTTGCTTCATTGCCGGCGGTGAAACGACCGTGACCGTCCGAGGCAAGGGGAAGGGAGGGCGGTGTCAGGAGTTTGCGCTTTCCGCCGCTCTTTCGCTGGCCGGAACGCGAGGGATCACGGCTGCGGCGCTCTCGACGGACGGGACCGACGGTCCCACCGACGCGGCGGGGGCGGTCGCCACCGGGGAGACGGTGCAGCGGGCGACACGGAAGGGGATGGATCCTCGGATGGCGCTGGCTGAGAACGACGCGTATCCCTTCTTTGATGCGCTCGGGGATCTGATCCGAACCGGTCCGACGCGAACCCACCTGAACGATCTTTATCTTTTGTTCATCCCGAGCGCTTCCGCGGAGGAGAATTAG
- a CDS encoding FmdB family zinc ribbon protein: MIYEYQCRKCQEVFDAQMSLAEHDQGDPACPRCQSRDVVQRMTGFFAQTTRKAA, translated from the coding sequence ATGATCTATGAGTATCAATGTCGAAAGTGTCAGGAGGTCTTTGACGCCCAGATGTCGCTTGCCGAACACGATCAGGGTGATCCGGCCTGTCCCCGTTGTCAAAGTCGGGACGTCGTCCAACGGATGACCGGATTTTTTGCCCAAACCACCCGAAAGGCCGCTTGA
- a CDS encoding cbb3-type cytochrome oxidase assembly protein, with protein MEITWINYLVGMLVSLAAWFVFLWAIRDGQFRETEETARRMLENEVSEEGADGTEKRA; from the coding sequence ATGGAAATCACCTGGATCAATTATCTGGTCGGGATGCTGGTCTCGCTGGCCGCCTGGTTTGTTTTTCTTTGGGCCATCCGCGACGGGCAGTTCCGCGAAACGGAAGAGACCGCCCGGCGAATGCTCGAGAATGAGGTATCCGAAGAGGGAGCCGATGGAACCGAAAAAAGAGCATGA